A genomic region of Palaemon carinicauda isolate YSFRI2023 chromosome 11, ASM3689809v2, whole genome shotgun sequence contains the following coding sequences:
- the LOC137650055 gene encoding peritrophin-1-like isoform X2 codes for MTSNMSRILAAILLTSMLCAVCWARRADVSLIPCDPEVSKQCPAQDPPTPVYLADPSDCSKFCECSGGTAYSESCQPQTLWDDGLNICNWASMVDCGDRPIPPM; via the exons ATGTCAAGAATTTTAGCAGCCATACTACTGACCAGTATGCTCTGCGCAGTATGCTGGGCTCGAAGAGCGGATGTATCATTAATACCATGTGACCCAGAAGTCTCCAAGCAGTGCCCAGCTCAAGATCCACCAACGCCTGTATATCTCGCTGACCCTTCAGACTGCTCGAAATTCTGTGAATGCTCAGGGGGAACTGCCTATTCTGAAAGTTGTCAGCCTCAGACGCTGTGGGACGACGGTCTTAATATCTGCAACTGGGCTTCCATG GTGGATTGCGGTGATCGACCAATTCCACCCATGTAA